From the Bacteroidia bacterium genome, the window GCAAGTTGTGCAGGCGCCGCCACAGCAACCGTATAGTCAAGGATACAATCAAGATCAATATGCACAAGATCCTCAGCAACCTTCATCATATCAAACTTTTTATGATAATTTGAGTCCTTATGGAGAATGGATTAATTCTCCTGAGTATGGTTATGTTTGGAGACCGAATGTAGGAGGTGATTTTCAACCTTATGCAAGCAATGGCTATTGGGTAATGAGCAATTATGGTTGGACATGGAAATCCAATTACCAATGGGGTTGGGCAACTTTCCATTATGGACGATGGGCACAAGATCCAATGTATGGTTGGATGTGGATTCCTGGAAATACGTGGGGTCCTGCATGGGTATCTTGGCGTCAAACAGGAAGCGACTATGGTTGGGCACCAATGGGACCTGGTATGGAAGTGAATGCGTCCTACGGGAATAATTATGCGAATAATTACAATATTCCAAATAATCAATGGGTTTTTGCACCTCGTGGACAAATAAATAATCAAAATGTGAGCAATTATTACGCTCCTCGCGAACAAAACAATACGATTATTAGTAATTCTACTGTGATTACGAATACCACTAATAGTAATACTGTTAATAATACAACAAACAACAATACTACAAACAATAGCACTGTTGTGAATAATTATTATGGTAGCGGAAGTGCTAATAATACTAATGGAAATGGAGGAACAAATGGAAATGGTTCAGCTGTTACACCAAATTCAATCTCAAATTATCCTGCAGGACCAAGAGCAAGCGAGGTAGAGTTAGCCACAGGAACAAAAATAACACCTGTTATGATTGTTCAAAGCAACCATCCAGGAACCTCTGTAAAAAATGGCCAAATGCAAATTTATCATCCGATAATTACGGCAAACTCAAAAACACCAGCTCCTGGTGTGCAAGCTCCAGCTCCCAAAAAAATTACACCAGTAGAAAATCTTAAGCCAGTTGCTCATCCCGAAAATGGTAGTAACGTGAAAAGCACTTTTTTCCCTACTAAAAATAGTACGACCGAGCCAGTAAGACCAAATAATACCCAGTCGGAACCGGTAAGACCAAATAATCCAGAGCCAGTAAGACCGAATAATCCAGAACCAGTAAGACCGAATAATCCAGAACCGGTAAGACCGAATAATCCAGAACCGGTAAGACCGAACAATCCAGAACCAATAAGACCGAACAATCCAGAACCAGTAAGACCGAATAATAACAATCAAGAAAGAAGGCAAAACAATGCGCCTAAAATGAATAATAATAAAAAAGTTCAACCACAACATCCTCGTCCGGCTAAGGTCAATAATCCGAAACCGCAAAAAAAAGAACAGAAAATGCAAGAGGATAAAAAGGCAAATTTAGGATAGTAATAAATATTAAATAATTCTTACGCATCGCCTCGATTTTTCATCGGGGCGATGCTTTTTTAGAGAGAAATGTGTTCTATAATACGCTTTGTTGCGCCACTATTTTCCTGAATATATACAATTGAATTGCGAGAAATTTCTTTTCGTCGGATGTCATTTTTAGACAGTTCGAAAAATAATTTTTCAAAAACTTCGGATGAATCAATCGGAAAAGCAACTCCTTTGTTTATCAAATCAATTGCTTCTTTAAATTTACGATAATTTGGTCCGAAAATAATAGGCATTCCGAAAGTGGCTGCTTCTAAAATATTGTGAATTCCCTTTCCGAAACCACCGCCGATATAGGCAATTTCAGCATATTGATACAAGGACGAAAGCATTCCGACATTGTCAATGAGCAGTATATTTGCCGACTTTATATTTTTTTCGTTCGCTTGAGAAAGTCTTAAAAAATTATTTTTTTCGAAGCGTGAAATAATCGATTGGATACGACTTTCATTTACTTCATGCGGAGCAATAATCAATTTAAAATTGGCTTCCGAAAAAGGCGTTTCAAAAATTATTTTTTCATCTTCTTCCCAAGTGCTACCTGCTAAAATTATTTTTTTATCTGCTTTAAATAATACTACTAAATTATTTTCTGGGGCATTTTTGGAAATCTCTAAAACGCGGTCGAATCGAGTATCTCCACTTATTATTGTGTTGGTATATCCAATCGAATTCAATAGTTTTTCAGACAATTCATCTTGCAAAAAGAAAAACGTAAACACACTTAATTGTTTGCGAAACCAACTACTGTATGATTTTAAAAAATAATGATTTTTTCTGAAAATTCCGGAAACGAGATAGGTCGGAATTTTATTTT encodes:
- a CDS encoding DUF6600 domain-containing protein, with the translated sequence MKLFIKFSAIVVVLSAMSCYPTRVVYRDPPPPQQVVQAPPQQPYSQGYNQDQYAQDPQQPSSYQTFYDNLSPYGEWINSPEYGYVWRPNVGGDFQPYASNGYWVMSNYGWTWKSNYQWGWATFHYGRWAQDPMYGWMWIPGNTWGPAWVSWRQTGSDYGWAPMGPGMEVNASYGNNYANNYNIPNNQWVFAPRGQINNQNVSNYYAPREQNNTIISNSTVITNTTNSNTVNNTTNNNTTNNSTVVNNYYGSGSANNTNGNGGTNGNGSAVTPNSISNYPAGPRASEVELATGTKITPVMIVQSNHPGTSVKNGQMQIYHPIITANSKTPAPGVQAPAPKKITPVENLKPVAHPENGSNVKSTFFPTKNSTTEPVRPNNTQSEPVRPNNPEPVRPNNPEPVRPNNPEPVRPNNPEPVRPNNPEPIRPNNPEPVRPNNNNQERRQNNAPKMNNNKKVQPQHPRPAKVNNPKPQKKEQKMQEDKKANLG
- a CDS encoding glycosyltransferase N-terminal domain-containing protein, translated to MKFLYNTFIFLYHQMIRLAAFFYPKARLWRDGRKNNFSNIEKKISGTQKIIWVHCASLGEFEQGRPLIEALKKKFSEHKILLTFFSPSGYEIRKKYSGADFIFYLPMDSSANAKRFISTIKPVAAFFVKYEFWFNYLSELKKNKIPTYLVSGIFRKNHYFLKSYSSWFRKQLSVFTFFFLQDELSEKLLNSIGYTNTIISGDTRFDRVLEISKNAPENNLVVLFKADKKIILAGSTWEEDEKIIFETPFSEANFKLIIAPHEVNESRIQSIISRFEKNNFLRLSQANEKNIKSANILLIDNVGMLSSLYQYAEIAYIGGGFGKGIHNILEAATFGMPIIFGPNYRKFKEAIDLINKGVAFPIDSSEVFEKLFFELSKNDIRRKEISRNSIVYIQENSGATKRIIEHISL